The Desulfovibrio psychrotolerans nucleotide sequence CCCCGGCCTTCCCCAGCAGGAAGAGGGCAGCAGCATGGAAGGCTTTATCGCCCGCAGCCCGGCCATGCAGCCCCTCTTTTCCGCCATGCGCATTATCGCGGAAACAGACTCCACCCTGCTTATCACGGGCGAAACAGGCACCGGTAAAGATCTTCTGGCAGAAGGCATCCACAAGGCGTCTCCGCGTTCAGGCGGCCCCTTTGTCAAAGTAAACTGCGGTGCCCTGCCTGAGCACCTTCTGGAATCAGAACTTTTCGGCCACATGCGCGGCGCGTTCACCGGCGCCGTCTCCGATAAACCCGGGCGCTTCCGCCTTGCGGCAGGCGGCACCCTGTTCCTTACGGAAATCGGCGACCTGCCGCTGGCACTTCAGGTCAAACTGCTCACCGTGCTGGACGACCAGTGCGTCCACCCGCTGGGTGCCACGCGCCCCGTCAGTGTGGATGTGCGCATCATTGCCGCCACACACAGAAATCTGGAAGCCATGGTGCGCGAAGGCACCTTCCGGCAGGACCTGCTGTTCCGGCTCAACGTGGTCCGCCTGCATGTGCCCCCCCTGCGGGACCGCGACGGCGACATTCCTGCCCTTCTGGACCATTTCCTGCGCCGCTTCAGCGCCTCCACCGCAAAATCCCTGCGCGGCTTCACGCCGCAGGCCATGAAGATACTGTGCGAGTACCCGTGGCCCGGCAACGTGCGGGAACTGCGCAATGTGGTGGAATACGCCGTGCATTTCACCACAGGCGACATGGTGGACATCTCCGGGCTGCCCGCCAGCATTCTCGCCCCCCCTGCGGAAGCATTGCCTTCCGGTGGCGACGGCTCTGCGGGACGCACGTACACGGCCCCCCACGCCCCGCGCCCGCCGGAAGGGCAGAGCGGGCAGGAACCAGGTCAGCCCGAACAGGCAACCACGCCTCCCCCCGCGGCGCAGGGTGTCTCCGGCACGGCACCGCAGGAACAGCAGACCTTCCGCACGTGGCAGGAAAAAGAACGCTCCATGATTCTGGACGCCCTTGCCCGCACGGGCGGACGCAAGCAGGAGGCGGCGGACACTCTGGGCTGGAGCAGAAGCACTCTGTGGCGCAAAATGAAGCAGCATGCGCTGGAATAGCCTGCACGCCCGCAGACTGCGGAACGGCGGTCAATGCCGACGACTGTACAGGCGCATCATGACGGCAAAGAGGACGCACCCATGAAAAAAATACTGATAGCCCTGCACGGAGACGAGGTTTCTCCCCGGTTCGATCAGACCGGCGAGGCGTGGATAGGCACCATCCACGACGGCGCGATCATGCGGCGGCGCAACGTGGTGCTGCCGCAGGCGTCCTCAGAAGGACTCTGCCACCTTGCCGTCACCGAAGGGGTGGATGCCATTGTCTGCGGCGGCATTGAGGATGAATTCTACCAGTATCTGCACTGGAAGCGTATAACCGTTTACGATAACGTCATCGGGCCCATGGAGCAGGTGGCGCAGGCATACATGGAAGGCAGCCTTGCCGCCGGAGCCGTCTTTACGGAAGGAGAACAGCCATGAACATGAACGAATTGCGTGCCCGCATACGGGGCTTCTTCGCCTTTCCGGAGGGCGTGGACGAAACCCGCTACGCGCACCTCAAGCGCAACATCGGGGTGCTCATGGTTATGGTTTCCATCGTGCCCCTGTGCCTTATGGCGCTCATCAACTTCCACATCTACCGCTCCACGCTGGACAGGGAACTGGAAGCCCCCATGCGCGGACTGGTAAACAAAACCAAGCACTCCTTCGAACTGTACCTGCGCGAACGGCTCTCTGCCGTCAGCTTCATCGCCTCGGCCTATTCGTGGGATGAACTGTCCACGGAAGAGACGCTGGGCCGCATCTTCCATATCGCCAAGCAGGAGTTCGAAGGGCTGGTCGATTTCGGGCTCATTGACGAAACAGGCAGACAGGTTGCCTATGTCGGCCCTTACAACCTCAAGGGAAAGACTTACACGGATCAGCCGTGGTTCCTGCAAACCCGCATCCGGGGCTCCTTTATCAGCGATGTGTTCATGGGCTTCCGCAACGTGCCGCACATTGTCATCGCCGTAGAGGGACACACCGCCTCCGGACGCATATGGGTGCTGCGCGCCACCATCAACACAGACCGCTTCGACGAACTTATCTCCCATATGGATCTGGACACAGGCGCGGATGCCTTTCTCACCACTTCACGCGGTGTTCTGCAAACCAACTCACGGCTGTACGGGGCAACGTTATCCCAGCTGCCCTTCGAGCTGCCTTCCGCCAGCTATCAGGCAAATGTCTTCCATGTGGACGGACCGGACGGCAAACACTACTTCGCCACCTGCTCCGCCTTCGTCAATCCGGACTTTGTGCTCATCGCCATGCGCCCGGTCACGGATATCGTCAGTTCGTGGTATTCCCTGCGCACCGACCTGCTCATGGTGCTTGTGGGCGGCGTTCTGCTCATTGCACTGGTGGCGTTCAAGCTCACGGACATGCTGGTGCAGCGCGTCATGGATTCAGACCGCAGCCGCGAAACCGCCTTCCGCGAGATTGAACACACCCACAAACTCTCGTCCATCGGCAGACTTGCGGCAGGCGTTGCGCACGAAATAAACAACCCGCTCGCCATCATCAACGAAAAGGCAGGGCTGATGAAAGACCTGCTGGACCGCGAGCCGGAGTCAGAAATCCGCAGCCGCCTTACCAAACAGATAGAAGGCGTTCTGTCCTCGGTCTCCCGTTGCCGCGTCATCACCCACCGCCTGTTGGGCTTTGCGCGCCGAATGGATGTGTCCATAGAACAGCTGGACGTAAACGAGGTGCTCCGCGATGTGCTGGGCTTCCTTGAAAAAGAGGTCATCAAGCGTTCGGTGGACCTGCGGCTCGACTTTGCGGAGGTGGCACCCGTCATCGCTTCGGACAGGGGGCAGTTGCAGCAGGTGTTCCTGAATATCATCGCCAACGCCTTCGAAGCCATACAGGACGGCGGCATCATTTCCATTGCCTCGCGCACCTCGGACGAAGGGGTGAGCATCACCGTGCAGGACAACGGCTGCGGCATGTCCTCAGAGACCATGAGCCACCTGTTCGAACCGTTCTTCACCACCAAGAAGGGCACAGGAACCGGACTGGGGCTCTCCATTACTTACGGCATTATCCGCAAACTCGGCGGCAGAATAGACGTGCAGAGCGAAGAGGGACAAGGCACCACCTTCACCGTGCACCTGCCCTGGGGCAAGCGGCAGGAGCAATAGACCATGAGCGGCTTACGCATACTTTTCATTGACGATGAGGGAGCATTCACCTCCACGCTGCTGGAGCGGCTGGAGCTGCGGAACATTCAGGCGCAGGCGGCACTGGACGGGCACTCGGGCATATCGCGGCTGGACGATGCCGCACGGGAAGGAACCCCCTTCCATGCAGTGGTGCTGGATGTGCTCATGCCCGGCATGGACGGACTGGAAACCCTGCGCCACATACGCCAGCGCCATCCGGAAATTCCTGTGGTGGTACTCACCGGGCACGGCTCCACCCGCGACGGCATGCGCGCCATGCAGCTTGGTGCGGCAGACTATCTGGTAAAACCTGTGGATATTGAGGAGCTTGTGCGCGTGGTGCGCAACGCGTCGGAGTACGCGGGCACCCTGCCGATGCAGCCCGCAGAGCCTCCTCAGGCAGACTGAAAAGCACCCCGTCCGGGCTTTGCGGCAGGCGGGGCGGACGGACACCGCGCTTCGGGAACTCAAAACGTTTCACATTGTTTCTTTTTCAGTGTATCATTTTGTTTCATAACGTCGCAAAACAGTTCTCCGGTGCGTTCCGCTCGTAAGCGGCCCCAACAGAACATGTCGCAACACACCGGAATCAAAGAAACTGCAAACATGGCACGGCTCTTGCCATAGCATAGGCAAGCGAAACACCAACCCGGCAGGATTGCTTCCCGCCCCGCAGAGGGGCAACCGAATAAGCAACCAGCCCTGAAAGGGCGGGCCGGGAACAAGGAGGCCACCATGACGACCATCATCACCACCATATCCGATACCTTTGCCGCCACTGCGTTCACAGACGCCAACCTCCATGCGGAAGCCCGCGCCATTGCCGGACTGCGTGAACCTTCGGGCCACCTGCTCTCCGACACCTTTGCCGCCACCGCGTTCACCGATGCCAACCTCCATGCAGATGCGTACGCTCTGCTGGGCATGCATCAGCCGGAAGGCTCCATGATATCGGACACCTTCGCCGCCGTTGCCTTTGCAGAAGCCAACCTGCCGGGCGAAGCCCGCGCCATGGCCGGACTGCCGGAACCCCGCGGCGAATGGCTGAGCGACATGGCAGCAGCCGTGGCCTTTGCCGAAGAAGGCTTTGCCGACGAAGCCATGGAACTTCTGGGAATGCAGGCCGGACCGGAAATTTCGCTGGGCTGGAGCACGAGCTCCCTGAGCGACACCTTTGCCGCCACCGCCTTTGCAGAAGCCAATGACCATGAAGAAGCCGCCGCCATGGCGGGCGTTGTCTCCCGCGCAGGGACCACCGTGCGGGCATCCGCTCCCGAAGCAGTATCGGACGCTGCCCGTGCAGCACAGCCCCGCACGGTGCATGCCCATACGCAGCAGCCCCGCCCTGTGCGCCCCCGCGAACACCGTACCGCACCGCGCAGCCTGGAAGGATTCATGTCCACCGTGGGTCTGGACCGCGTACCCGTCCGCTACGGCATCGCAAGCCTGTAGACCGCAAGCACCTCTTGACCAAGGAGACCGTCATGAAGAACATCAAGCTGCTCCTCGTCGATGACGAACAGGATTTCGTGGAAACGCTGGCAGAACGGCTGCGGCTGCGCGAACTGGGGCCGGACGTGGCCCTGAACGGAGAAGCCGCCCTCTCCATAGTGAACGATGCCGTGCCGGACGTAATGCTGCTGGACCTGATGATGCCGGGCATAGACGGATGGGAAGTGCTCGACCGCGTGAAGGGACAGTACCCCGATGTGCAGGTCATCATCGTCACGGGGCACGGGTCAGAGGCAGACAGGAAGCGGGCCATGGAAAACGGAGCCTTTGCCTACATGCGCAAGCCCGTAGACTTCGACCAGCTGGTCATCACCATCATGGCAGCCTACGACCACGCCCGGAGCCACACAGCCGCAACCGCAGAAACGGCCATGGCCTGACAAATGGGTATTTACTCGGCGCCAACCGAACGATAAGGTGGCCCGGTCAACGGAACCGGCCACCTTATCTGATTTCAAAGCTGTCCTGTTCCGCTGCCCGCTCCCTACCGGCCTGCGGCAAGGCGCAGAAATACCGGGACCGGAGCGGCACAACCATGCCCCCTGACGGAAACATCATGCTGCTGCGTCCTGTTGCCGTCTTCTCCATCCACCGACATACCTGCGGCCAAGCCGAGGATACCGTATGCTGTTTTCGCTGCGCCACCGCATCCTGCTCCTTCTTTCCTGCATCATCCTGGTCAACCTCGTCGGGGCGGGTGTCACCCTGTGGTACACCCAGCGCAGTCAGGAGCTGCAATCAGGCATCATAGATACGGAAGTAGGAGCGGTAACAGCCGCCCACGATCTTACGGCGGAACTGCTTTCCCAGCGGGGCTACACCACCTATTTCTTCCTCAACGGCGATGAAACGTGGCTCAAGCAGATGCAGACCCACCACAAGGCCTTTCAGGACCAGCTCGCCAAAGCGCGCAACACCTCGCTGCTGCCGGGCGGACGCGAAATCCTGAACGAAATTGAATCGCAGTATATCCGCTACGTGTACGCACGCGAGCAGGTCATCAACCACTACAAAAACAACCGCAAGGATGACGGCGCGCGCCTGCACTGGACCATCCGCGAACGGTTCCACAACATCCTCGACCTGTGCGACCAGTTCCGCAAACTGCACGAAGACAGCATCCGCATGCAGCGCACGGAATTCATCCTCCAGTCGCAGGCGCTGGTGGGTCTTGCCGTGGCGGGCATCTTCCTTTCCACCGTGGTGGGCATATGGCTCGGCTGGGTGGTGTTCCGCAGGGTGCTCGATCCCATACGCGACATGGCAACAGGCAGTGCGCAGGACAACACGGAACACCTGCCCGTGGACAATGAGGTGGAAGCCCTGGGAGACAAACTGCGCACCCTCATAACCGATGTGGGCGATGTGCAAAAACAGCTGGATGCCAGCCGCGAATCGCTTATGCACTCGGAAAAGCTGGCACTGGTGGGCAAGCTTGCGGCAGGGGTGGCCCATTCTATCCGCAACCCGCTCACCTCGGTCAAAATGCGCCTTTTCTCGTTGGAACGCTCACTGGAGCTGGACGACAACCAGCGAGAAGACTTTGAGGTGGTCAGCGAAGAAATTTCCCATGTGGAAAGCATCGTGAAGAATTTTCTGGAATTCGCCCGCCGTCCCAAACTGCACCCGCGCCGCCAGAGTCCTTCCGACGTGGTGGATACCTCCCTGCGCCTGCTGCGGCACAGGCTGGAATCCAACGGCATAGAGGTGCACTTACGCCGCGATGCCAAACTCCCGGAAGTGCCGCTCGATTCTGATCAGCTCAAGGAAGTATTCGTCAATCTGTTCATAAACGCCTGTGATGCCATGGTCTCCGGCGGTGCCATCACCGTGACGGAAGAAACCGGACTTATCGATCCCATGGGCGAGGTGGCGGTCATCCGCATAGCGGACAACGGCCCCGGCATTCCCAAGGACATCATGGACAAAATATTCGACCCCTTCTTCAGCACCAAGGAAGAAGGGTCCGGTCTGGGACTTGCCATCGCGCGGCGCGTGGTGGAGGAGCACGGAGGCTGGCTGCATGTCCGCCCCGGCGAGGATGGCGGTGCCGTCTTCATTATCGCCCTGCCGGGAGTGAGGAGGTCTGCATGGCTACGATCCTAGTGGTGGATGACGATCCCCAGCTCAGGCAGAGCTTCGAAAAGCTGCTCAAGGCAGAAGGCCATGTGGTGCTCACTGCGCCCAGCGGCGAGGCAGGCATAGACATCGCCGCCGCCTCAGAACCGGACATGGCCGTGCTGGACGTGCGCCTGCCGGGCATGAACGGGCTGGAGACCTTTAAAATACTCAGGGGCATGTATCCTGCCTTGCCGGTGCTGGTCATGACGGCATACGGCACCACGGAAACAGCCATAGAAGCCACCAAGATGGGGGCTTTCGACTATGTGATGAAGCCCTTCAGCGTGCCGGATGTGCTGGCACTCATCGGCCGCGCCGTAGAGGTGCGCAAGCCCGTTCCCTCCTCCGCCGAAAGGCAGGACGCATCCCACGCCCTGCTGGGCCGCAGCACAGCCATGCAGGAGGTGTGCAAGCAGATAGGCCGTGCCGCCCCCACGCAGGCCACGGTGCTCATCCGCGGCGAATCGGGCACGGGCAAGGAACTGGTGGCCCACGCCATCCACAAGCACAGCACCCGGGCCACACAGCCGTTTCTGGTCATCAACTGCGTGGCCATACCGGAAACCCTGCTGGAAAGCGAACTCTTCGGCTACGAAAAAGGGGCCTTTACCGGCGCGCAAAACCGCAAAGCGGGCAAGATAGAACAGGCCAACCGGGGTACGGTGTTTCTGGATGAAATCGGCGATATGCCGCCCTCCATTCAGGCCAAAATACTGCGCCTGCTGCAGGAGAGGCAGATAGAACGGCTGGGCGGCAAACAGCCTGTACCGGTGGATGTCCGCATCATCGCCGCCACCAACCGCGATCTGGAAAAGGCCGTGTCCTCGGGCCAGTTCCGCGAAGACCTGTACTACCGGCTGAACGTCGTCTCCCTCACCCTGCCCCCCCTGCGCGAACGCCACGAAGACATCACCCTGCTGGCCGAGCATTTTCTGGACAAATTCTCCAACGAACTGAGCATGAGCAACCCCGGCCTCACAGACCGCGCCAAATCCGTGCTGGAAGACTACCCGTGGCCCGGCAATGTCCGCGAACTGGGTAACATGATGCAAAAGGCCATCATCTTCAGCCGCGGCCTGCCGCTTGACGCGGAGGATGTGGCCTCGCTGCTGGGCGGTGTATCCCCCTCTTCCGGTCATCTGGATAACGAGACGGAAGAGTGCGTGGTGCGCTGGGTGCGTCAGGCCCTTCTGGGCGAGGCGGACGAAGGGCTTTTTGAGGCGCTGGGCGACCGTTTCTGTTCCATTGTCATCCGCGAAGCCCTGAACATGACGGACGGCAACCGCACCCGCGCCGCCAAACTGCTGGGCATGTCGCGCCCCACCCTCATAGCACGCATTGAAAAGTACGGCCTGCGTACGGAAACAACCATCAGCTAACCCTGCGGCAGCGCCAAAGACAGCCTGTCGCCGGACATAGCGCAAAGCGGCTGACATCGGCAGACTGACACCTCGTAAAAAAGGCTGACACCCCGCTCCGGGGAATCCCCGGCCCGGCCTGCGCCTCCGAATATATCATTGCGTTTTGCTTGACAAAATTTTTATGGTACGCACCGGTGTGTTTGGCACGCCCCTTGCGATAGCAGGGGTATGGTCAGGTATGAAAACATAGACAGAGCCCAGTGCACCATCCTCATCGCGGAGCGTAACAGCCGCATCGGCATGCTGCTGGAAAAGGCTTTCGCGAACCGGGGCTATCCTGTGCGCGTTGCGGCCACTGGCTATGAAGCGGCGGAGATTCTCATGAGCGAAAAGCCCGCGCTGGTCGTTCTGGACCCGGACCTGCCCTATCTGTTCGCCCTGCTGGAAGCCGGCAAGGGCATTCTCTC carries:
- a CDS encoding sigma-54 interaction domain-containing protein; the protein is MAHAPQAQPPSPPQSPVNTPGKGVTGGITPLLTGLLPQSVAADALLDSLPFGIAVLSAEKRIVRLNSRAQALLGVGDEAHGLPCYHVVRSARCLRECPVPAILRSLRATQDEPAESGSCRGETAPCDTDILDRQRRKVPVRSCVLPLCDPAGGAVGYLEVLEEATCPAPGLPQQEEGSSMEGFIARSPAMQPLFSAMRIIAETDSTLLITGETGTGKDLLAEGIHKASPRSGGPFVKVNCGALPEHLLESELFGHMRGAFTGAVSDKPGRFRLAAGGTLFLTEIGDLPLALQVKLLTVLDDQCVHPLGATRPVSVDVRIIAATHRNLEAMVREGTFRQDLLFRLNVVRLHVPPLRDRDGDIPALLDHFLRRFSASTAKSLRGFTPQAMKILCEYPWPGNVRELRNVVEYAVHFTTGDMVDISGLPASILAPPAEALPSGGDGSAGRTYTAPHAPRPPEGQSGQEPGQPEQATTPPPAAQGVSGTAPQEQQTFRTWQEKERSMILDALARTGGRKQEAADTLGWSRSTLWRKMKQHALE
- a CDS encoding NifB/NifX family molybdenum-iron cluster-binding protein, yielding MKKILIALHGDEVSPRFDQTGEAWIGTIHDGAIMRRRNVVLPQASSEGLCHLAVTEGVDAIVCGGIEDEFYQYLHWKRITVYDNVIGPMEQVAQAYMEGSLAAGAVFTEGEQP
- a CDS encoding sensor histidine kinase, translating into MNMNELRARIRGFFAFPEGVDETRYAHLKRNIGVLMVMVSIVPLCLMALINFHIYRSTLDRELEAPMRGLVNKTKHSFELYLRERLSAVSFIASAYSWDELSTEETLGRIFHIAKQEFEGLVDFGLIDETGRQVAYVGPYNLKGKTYTDQPWFLQTRIRGSFISDVFMGFRNVPHIVIAVEGHTASGRIWVLRATINTDRFDELISHMDLDTGADAFLTTSRGVLQTNSRLYGATLSQLPFELPSASYQANVFHVDGPDGKHYFATCSAFVNPDFVLIAMRPVTDIVSSWYSLRTDLLMVLVGGVLLIALVAFKLTDMLVQRVMDSDRSRETAFREIEHTHKLSSIGRLAAGVAHEINNPLAIINEKAGLMKDLLDREPESEIRSRLTKQIEGVLSSVSRCRVITHRLLGFARRMDVSIEQLDVNEVLRDVLGFLEKEVIKRSVDLRLDFAEVAPVIASDRGQLQQVFLNIIANAFEAIQDGGIISIASRTSDEGVSITVQDNGCGMSSETMSHLFEPFFTTKKGTGTGLGLSITYGIIRKLGGRIDVQSEEGQGTTFTVHLPWGKRQEQ
- a CDS encoding response regulator, which gives rise to MSGLRILFIDDEGAFTSTLLERLELRNIQAQAALDGHSGISRLDDAAREGTPFHAVVLDVLMPGMDGLETLRHIRQRHPEIPVVVLTGHGSTRDGMRAMQLGAADYLVKPVDIEELVRVVRNASEYAGTLPMQPAEPPQAD
- a CDS encoding response regulator; the protein is MKNIKLLLVDDEQDFVETLAERLRLRELGPDVALNGEAALSIVNDAVPDVMLLDLMMPGIDGWEVLDRVKGQYPDVQVIIVTGHGSEADRKRAMENGAFAYMRKPVDFDQLVITIMAAYDHARSHTAATAETAMA
- a CDS encoding ATP-binding protein gives rise to the protein MLFSLRHRILLLLSCIILVNLVGAGVTLWYTQRSQELQSGIIDTEVGAVTAAHDLTAELLSQRGYTTYFFLNGDETWLKQMQTHHKAFQDQLAKARNTSLLPGGREILNEIESQYIRYVYAREQVINHYKNNRKDDGARLHWTIRERFHNILDLCDQFRKLHEDSIRMQRTEFILQSQALVGLAVAGIFLSTVVGIWLGWVVFRRVLDPIRDMATGSAQDNTEHLPVDNEVEALGDKLRTLITDVGDVQKQLDASRESLMHSEKLALVGKLAAGVAHSIRNPLTSVKMRLFSLERSLELDDNQREDFEVVSEEISHVESIVKNFLEFARRPKLHPRRQSPSDVVDTSLRLLRHRLESNGIEVHLRRDAKLPEVPLDSDQLKEVFVNLFINACDAMVSGGAITVTEETGLIDPMGEVAVIRIADNGPGIPKDIMDKIFDPFFSTKEEGSGLGLAIARRVVEEHGGWLHVRPGEDGGAVFIIALPGVRRSAWLRS
- a CDS encoding sigma-54-dependent transcriptional regulator, which gives rise to MATILVVDDDPQLRQSFEKLLKAEGHVVLTAPSGEAGIDIAAASEPDMAVLDVRLPGMNGLETFKILRGMYPALPVLVMTAYGTTETAIEATKMGAFDYVMKPFSVPDVLALIGRAVEVRKPVPSSAERQDASHALLGRSTAMQEVCKQIGRAAPTQATVLIRGESGTGKELVAHAIHKHSTRATQPFLVINCVAIPETLLESELFGYEKGAFTGAQNRKAGKIEQANRGTVFLDEIGDMPPSIQAKILRLLQERQIERLGGKQPVPVDVRIIAATNRDLEKAVSSGQFREDLYYRLNVVSLTLPPLRERHEDITLLAEHFLDKFSNELSMSNPGLTDRAKSVLEDYPWPGNVRELGNMMQKAIIFSRGLPLDAEDVASLLGGVSPSSGHLDNETEECVVRWVRQALLGEADEGLFEALGDRFCSIVIREALNMTDGNRTRAAKLLGMSRPTLIARIEKYGLRTETTIS